In the genome of Streptomyces liliifuscus, the window GCGGCGGAACTCCAGCTGGGCGCCTTGCAGCGCCGGGCTGTGAACTGGTTCGCTCACCAGCCGCCGGCCCAGGCCGAGTACGAGAAGGTCTTCGCCACCGAGATGCGGCGCAGCCACCTCCACGACAGCCTCGAGGCGGCCCGCGAGGCCGCTGAAGAGGCCGCCCAGATGGCCCGGTTCAACACGGCGCACGCGCTCCTCAACGACCAGCTGCGTGCGTTGCGGGCCGCCCGGCCCACGTCCGAAGCGGATGCCGAACCCGACTGGTATGCGCAAGCGGCCGCCCAGGTCCGTGGCCTGATCCGCCCCGCGCCGCCCGAGCGCGCGATGTCCGTACGACGGCCCCCTGCGTTGCCGGGCTCGCCGGCACGTGGCAGCGAGGCGGGGGTGGGGGCATGAACCGTCCCGTACGGTCTGCTGTCGCGCACCGGCCGGTGCGACGGCCGTCGTTGACCGAGTGGGTGCAAGGGCTGCCGGGTCTGTCGGGGCGGGCGCGCCGACTGCTACTGGAGGGCGACACCGAGGGCCGGTACGCGGGCAGGACAGCCGCCGATTCCGGCTACCGGCTGACGATGGCCCTGGCGGTCGCGGTCTCCCAGCCCGGCCGGGAGTGGACCCTCGCGCAGTGGTGGGAGGCCCTGGTGCTGCGCCCGACGGCGGGCGGCGCCTGGGCGCGGTCGCTGCGCTCGCGCAAGGGGGATCGGTACGTCGAGGGCAAGCTCGCCGGGATGCTCGACAAGGCACGTGCGTACGTGGGCACTTCCGGCACAATCGTGTGCCGGGCCGATGCCATGGTGGCGATCGCCCGCCTGCGGGGCGCCGTCGAAGCCGTCGTGTGGCCGGGGCCCGGCGGCGGCACCGATCTCAAGAACCTCACCGCGCGGCTGCAGCTGGCCGAACAGGCCGGCGGACTCGAGCACGAGGTCTCGGTACGGCAGCTGGCCGAGCTGATGGGATGCGCCCGCTCGACCGTGGAAGCCAGCAACGCCCGCCTGCGTGCGGCCCGGTGGCTGGTCCTGGTCGCGGCCGGCACAGGAGAGCACAGTTCGGCCTGGTCCCTGCGCATCCCCCCGACAGAGCCCGAAGACCAGGAGTCGTGTGCGCGCCCGGGACACCGTCCAGCCTCGGGGGAGAGGGGGGCAGAGGGTGTCCCGGGCGCGCACACGGAGCGGGAGGTGAGCACGCGCGCGCTGGGCGCCGTGATGGGTACCGACGCCTGTCACCACTACGCCCACGGCACCTCCGGCGCCCGGATCCTCGCCGCCCTCGACCCGCTCGACGGCGCCGACGTCGAGTCCTTGGCCACGGCGACGGGCCTGCACCGCACCACGGTGCGCCGCCGCTTGGACAAGCTCGTCGAAGACGGTCTCGCCGAGGAAGCCGACGGCCTGGTCTACCTGCCCCGCCACCTGGCCGACGGCGAAGGCCTTCGCCCCGACCCCGACCAGCTCGAGCACGTCGCCCTCACCCGGGGCACCGCCGGCCTGGGCGAAAGGCGCCGCAAACGACACGGCGACCAGCGGCGCCGGTACCGGCAGTGGCTCACCGAACGCACGCAGTACGCCGTCGAGCGACGCCGGCCCGCCCGGCCCCGGCTGCGGCTGGTTCCCGAGGGCGTGGTCGACGAGAGCACGGGCGAGCTCCGCGACCCCGCATGGCGGGGGTGGAACATCGACGACCCGTACCGCCCGACCTGGCCCGACGACGGATCACCCGAGGCGGTGTGCGGATGACCTCACGACAGGACGGCACGTGCGGCCCCGCGCCGGTCGATCGTGGCGGAGCAGGCGATGTTCCGCACCGACCGGCTGGACGTCTCTCCCACCATGCACTTCACGTTCCGCCCCGGGACGGACGTTGCTGTCCTAGCGTGGAAAGCATGACGGTACTGATCGTGGGCGGCAGCGGGTTCCTGGGCGCCGAGCTGGCCCGCCAGGGACATGCAGCGGGCCGTCAGACGGCCGCCACCTTCCACTCACATCCCGGCGAGATCGCCGGAGTGACGTGGCACCGCCTTGATCTGCGCAACCCTGCGAGCCTGCGAGAGACCCTGGACGCTGTCAGCCCAACGGCGGTCGTCAACGCGAGCAGTGGCGGATCCCAGTGGGCAGTCACGGCCGAGGGCGGGATGCGCCTGGCTCAAGCCGCGGCTCAACGGGGAATCCGCCTGGTCCACGTCTCGAGTGACGCCGTCTTCTCCGGCCGCCGCCACGACAAGTACGACGAAACGTGCCTACCCGACCCGGTAACGCCGTACGGGGCGGCGAAGGCTGCGGCCGAAACCGCCGTGCGCCTGCTGGACGAGGGCGCCGTCGTCGCACGGACCTCGCTGATCATCGGCGATGGCCGGTCCGAGCACGAACGCATGGTGCACGCCTTGGTCGCCGGCACGCGGGACGGGGCCCTGTTCACGGACGATGTCCGGTGCCCCGTCCATGTCGGCGATCTGGCCGCCGCACTGTGGGAGCTCACCCTGTCCGATGCGGCGGGCATCTTTCACCTCGCCGGCCCGGACGCCGTCACTCGCCACGAACTCGGCACCCTCATTGCACAGCGAGACGGCCTTGACGCATCGCTGTTGCCGACCGCCCGTCGCGCCGGCAGCGGCCTCCCCGGCGCACTCCGCGTCCACCTCGACAGCCGCGTCACCCAGAAATACCTCGCCACCCGCCTCCGCGGAGCCCGGGAGTTCCTCCGACGCCAAAGCCCCGGCCACTGAACCGACGGCACGGCGCCAGCTCTCACCGCCCGCCTTGCCCGGCAACGCGACCTGGGCAGGGGGGATGCCGAGGGCAGGGCAGTTTCAGAACGTGGTGCGTACTTCGCTGCGCGGATCCCCGACGGGGATCCGCTCCTCGTAGAGTCCGGCCCGCGCAGTGCGCCGCCACGGGCGGGCGCAGCGAACGGCCACGTCGATGTCTTCGTCCTGCGAGTCCAGGTCGATGTCCGCGATCGCGAGGGCGGGCTGTCCGTTCGCGGGACAGCGCGCCAGCCACCTCCCGCCGGGCGCCACGACCCCGGACGGCACCGTAGCGCTGAACTGGGACGGGACCGAGTAGCCGAGCCAGTAGTTGTAGAGCGTCCCGTACGCCTGCGCGACACGGGCACGGGGCGCGTCGTCGACCATCACCGACAGCAGGACGCAGTCGACGTCCAAGCGCTCGTACTCGTCGAACACCTCGGGGAAGTTGGCCTCAATGCACAATGCGAAGCCGAACCGAATGCCGTCCACCTCGATGACGAGCGGCTGGTGTCCAGGGGAGTACAGGTAGGAAGCCTCGGTGTGTGACAGGAACCTCTTGTCATACCGTGCGACCAGCTGGCCGCGGTCGGCGACGACGTAGAGGCTGTTGTGCGGTCGGTTCGGCGGTGTGAGCGGATGGACCGATCCGAACACCGTCCACAGCCCGAGCTTCCCCGCCAGCGCGGTGATCGACTCCGCTTCCTCGCGCATCACGTCCCACGCGGCACGACTCCAATCAGCCGGCACCAGCTCGCCGGCCGGGCCCGCCGCCATGACGTGCTTGCTCGGGTAGGTGATCGCCCCCTCGGGGAACTGCACCAACCGCGCACCTGCCTCGGCGGCCTCGACCATCAGGGCCCGGATCTCTTGCCCGGCTGCCCGCAGTGCACCTCGGTCAGTTGGGTCCTCCGGCACCGTGCTCTGCGCGACCGCCAGCCGCAATGCCCTGGTCACACTGAGGCGCTCGTCGGGGGCAGAAGTCGTCGTCATCGCTCTCCTACGGTTAGGTGCTTGCTCGTGGACGCGGTGAAAGGCGGCCGGCACAGGGCCGAGGTGTCAGTGGGTCAGCTGGACGGGGTCGCCCTTTGCAGGGCCGGCGGTGAGGTGGGTGAAGTGCTCGGTCTGGATGATCCGGTTGCGGTCGGATTCGGGAAGGCGGGCGAGGATGCCGGGCAGGGAACGCTCGCGTGCGACTTCGCCGCGGTGCGCGAGGATCGCGGCCCACTTCATGTCGGCCCACGGTGTGACGTCGACGCTGGTGGTCACGTACGAGTCCGGTACCGCGAGGATGGACTTGCCCACCCCTTCCAACAGCGGGCCGAGCAGGCCCACACCGGACTCGGGGTGCGTAGCCGCGTACAGGGCAGTCGGCTGCCAGGGCGGGCCCGCTTCGGGATACAGGTGGGCGAGGCCGGCCGCTTCGACGGCGAGCAGAGTGATTTGGTGCGTGCGTACGTGGTCGGGATGGCCGGTCAGCTGGCCGACCGAGTCGTGCCCGACGACGATATCGGGCCGGAAGGCCCGGATGTGAG includes:
- a CDS encoding helix-turn-helix domain-containing protein yields the protein MNRPVRSAVAHRPVRRPSLTEWVQGLPGLSGRARRLLLEGDTEGRYAGRTAADSGYRLTMALAVAVSQPGREWTLAQWWEALVLRPTAGGAWARSLRSRKGDRYVEGKLAGMLDKARAYVGTSGTIVCRADAMVAIARLRGAVEAVVWPGPGGGTDLKNLTARLQLAEQAGGLEHEVSVRQLAELMGCARSTVEASNARLRAARWLVLVAAGTGEHSSAWSLRIPPTEPEDQESCARPGHRPASGERGAEGVPGAHTEREVSTRALGAVMGTDACHHYAHGTSGARILAALDPLDGADVESLATATGLHRTTVRRRLDKLVEDGLAEEADGLVYLPRHLADGEGLRPDPDQLEHVALTRGTAGLGERRRKRHGDQRRRYRQWLTERTQYAVERRRPARPRLRLVPEGVVDESTGELRDPAWRGWNIDDPYRPTWPDDGSPEAVCG
- a CDS encoding SDR family oxidoreductase is translated as MTVLIVGGSGFLGAELARQGHAAGRQTAATFHSHPGEIAGVTWHRLDLRNPASLRETLDAVSPTAVVNASSGGSQWAVTAEGGMRLAQAAAQRGIRLVHVSSDAVFSGRRHDKYDETCLPDPVTPYGAAKAAAETAVRLLDEGAVVARTSLIIGDGRSEHERMVHALVAGTRDGALFTDDVRCPVHVGDLAAALWELTLSDAAGIFHLAGPDAVTRHELGTLIAQRDGLDASLLPTARRAGSGLPGALRVHLDSRVTQKYLATRLRGAREFLRRQSPGH
- a CDS encoding carbon-nitrogen hydrolase family protein translates to MTTTSAPDERLSVTRALRLAVAQSTVPEDPTDRGALRAAGQEIRALMVEAAEAGARLVQFPEGAITYPSKHVMAAGPAGELVPADWSRAAWDVMREEAESITALAGKLGLWTVFGSVHPLTPPNRPHNSLYVVADRGQLVARYDKRFLSHTEASYLYSPGHQPLVIEVDGIRFGFALCIEANFPEVFDEYERLDVDCVLLSVMVDDAPRARVAQAYGTLYNYWLGYSVPSQFSATVPSGVVAPGGRWLARCPANGQPALAIADIDLDSQDEDIDVAVRCARPWRRTARAGLYEERIPVGDPRSEVRTTF
- a CDS encoding PIG-L deacetylase family protein gives rise to the protein MNVPHLPSLLGVFAHPDDESLLAGGVLAQHHASGARTAVVTATWAPDSRRTPELTNALHALGAGAARLLGYSDARNPEAAPGQPRLVDAPLDEAVGRLVAHIRAFRPDIVVGHDSVGQLTGHPDHVRTHQITLLAVEAAGLAHLYPEAGPPWQPTALYAATHPESGVGLLGPLLEGVGKSILAVPDSYVTTSVDVTPWADMKWAAILAHRGEVARERSLPGILARLPESDRNRIIQTEHFTHLTAGPAKGDPVQLTH